From Mercenaria mercenaria strain notata unplaced genomic scaffold, MADL_Memer_1 contig_832, whole genome shotgun sequence:
AGTTCCATCTGTTTTCACAtggattgtgtgtgtgtgtgtgtgtgtgtgtgtgtgtgtgtgtgtgtgtgtgtgtttggtgcacgcgtctgcgtgctggtggtttcgttttgaggaggctacgtttttggtgcgtggcattccctgtttgatatttttctttgtttttttttttcacacatcaAAGCGGAAGTCACCGAAAAAGAGAAAGTTTGAGGACAGCGATGAGACAGACACTGCATCAGAAGGCGAGGAGAGAGTGCATTAGGAAGTACAGGCTAATATAGTCATGCCGTGTACTCATAGATTCTCAATGTATAACATCGTACATTCCAATCCTAAGCTGAATTTGTTACGTTTTTATATAGGCTTTGCAACTATTGCAGTTTTCAATACTGTTTTAGAACTGATTGTGCCAAAGAAGGACCGAAGTTCAATAACATACTGGGATCGACGCAAAAGTAGTTCATACACATCTGGAGCtgaatattttgaaagtgactaTGAAATGTCAGAAAGTGAAAGCAGTGATGAAGAAGATTTTGATGCATCTCAAGCATCCAGGACTTACAAACTTTCTTTGGAGGATGAATTCTTACTGACTGTAATGAAACTTAGACTGGGGTTATTTAACAAGGACTTGGCAAACCGTTTTCAAATTTCGTTATCAATGGTGACAAGAATTTTCAATACATGGATAAATTTAATCTACATAAGACTAGGTTCTATGAAAGTGTTTCCTCATCGTGatataatatcaaaacatatgaCACATGATTTTAAAAAGCAGTATCCAAATGTAATGCTAATTATTGATTGCACTGAGTTAAAAATACAAATGCCTTCTTCGTTAGTACGAAAGTCACAAACGTATTCTGACTACAAGTCGGCAAACATATATAAAGGCCTCGTTGGAGTAGACAGTCGTGGAGGAATAATGTTTGTGTCACATTTATACACTGGTGGAATTTCAGACAAAGTAATTTGTCAACGCAGTGGTctctttgatttgttaaaacaaaaaatagaggCTGGCGAATTAAAACGTGGAGACGGAATCATGGCAGATAAGGGATTTACAATTGCAAACGAATTGAACGAGATAGGTCTCTGTCTAAACATTCCTCCGTTCCTTGGAAAAAGAAAACGATTGTCTGCTGCAAATGTACAGGATACACATGTAATAGCTCATCATCGGATACATGTTGAAAGGGCCATAGGAAAAGTTAGAAACTTCCATATATTTGACAGAAGATTACCTATCAAATCTGCTGGTGTTGTAAACCAAATATGGACTGATTGTTGCCTTTTGTCAAATTTCCAGGACCCTCTTATTGCCAAAACTTCAACTGACGATGACTAAAGTACTCACTTAAACGTCCGTctgcttgtttttaagataagGCACTGCTGAGTTGACGTAAAATTGAGCAAGCTTTGGGAAAATTCTTGCCCACACgattttgtcataaaatatacgTTCTACAAATAGTCCTTTGTTCGTGAAAACAACAAAGTCGCACCAATTTACACCGGCTATTGCCATCTGTCCAGTCACTTGGTAGAAGTAACTATGTGACCTTTTTAAATGCAGCTCCTCGTCTCTTATTTCAAGACAGAAGTCTGTATTTCTTGCTGCTTCTGCGGGTgtagtatttctatatttatatgGGCACTTAATTTCCAACAGCCCGAAGTGATCATAAGATGACCTGTCTAAAACTTTGCCGTCTGGGGAAGCTCCAAGATAAGGACAGCTTGGATTTATTAGGAGTCCTGTGCGAAATACTGAAACATTATGTTtacaattgtttttc
This genomic window contains:
- the LOC128554878 gene encoding uncharacterized protein LOC128554878, which translates into the protein MPCTHRFSMYNIVHSNPKLNLLRFYIGFATIAVFNTVLELIVPKKDRSSITYWDRRKSSSYTSGAEYFESDYEMSESESSDEEDFDASQASRTYKLSLEDEFLLTVMKLRLGLFNKDLANRFQISLSMVTRIFNTWINLIYIRLGSMKVFPHRDIISKHMTHDFKKQYPNVMLIIDCTELKIQMPSSLVRKSQTYSDYKSANIYKGLVGVDSRGGIMFVSHLYTGGISDKVICQRSGLFDLLKQKIEAGELKRGDGIMADKGFTIANELNEIGLCLNIPPFLGKRKRLSAANVQDTHVIAHHRIHVERAIGKVRNFHIFDRRLPIKSAGVVNQIWTDCCLLSNFQDPLIAKTSTDDD